Proteins encoded by one window of Desulfobaculum bizertense DSM 18034:
- a CDS encoding L,D-transpeptidase family protein: protein MNGRIFLHALALVLLFAQASLATEWDTTLYSHPRLPSKFLAVDKAAQEFSILTQKSPLKSVRDIPCTTGQRLGDKLVQGDKKTPEGVYFVQRHLQGGLNYTLYGDQAFTLDFPNPIDRIKGKTGYGIWLHGRGKPLVPRDTQGCVALTAADLNSIETEVSPGLPVVITHSMEIGEKPASGEYASDFDALALAVENWAQRWETRSGSFFDCYDPVKFSLSDSVSFEAFKAHKERLFHRYDWIQVLVDDIRVLPGPDYYVTYFTQYYRAPNYVTQGIKRLYWQKDASGEFRIVGRGWENSPVTLDALYLERSQAEIAPVLDAWRKAWLAQDLDGYASFYQKKAKQDGRIGRYAILDHKRNLWKRSAPQRVGLEKVHYRIASDGIEVSFIQNYEARNGYADRGKKKLVFIPDRDGWKILRETWSRI from the coding sequence GTGAACGGACGCATATTTTTACACGCACTGGCGCTTGTGCTGCTCTTTGCACAGGCGTCTCTGGCAACAGAGTGGGACACGACTCTGTATAGTCATCCACGCCTGCCCTCTAAATTCCTTGCTGTAGACAAAGCTGCACAGGAATTCTCTATTCTTACCCAAAAAAGCCCGCTCAAAAGCGTTCGGGACATCCCGTGCACCACTGGCCAGCGTCTTGGTGACAAGCTGGTTCAGGGCGACAAAAAGACTCCCGAAGGTGTGTACTTTGTACAGCGCCATCTTCAGGGTGGCCTGAATTACACCTTATATGGGGATCAGGCCTTTACGCTGGATTTTCCCAATCCCATTGATCGTATCAAGGGCAAGACGGGCTACGGCATCTGGCTTCATGGTCGGGGCAAGCCGCTTGTTCCTCGCGATACGCAGGGCTGTGTCGCGCTCACTGCTGCGGATCTGAATTCCATCGAAACAGAAGTGTCTCCGGGCCTGCCCGTGGTCATTACGCACAGCATGGAGATTGGCGAAAAGCCTGCTTCCGGTGAGTATGCGTCGGATTTTGATGCTCTCGCTCTTGCCGTTGAGAACTGGGCGCAGCGTTGGGAAACCCGGTCCGGCAGTTTTTTTGACTGTTACGATCCCGTGAAGTTTTCCCTCTCGGATTCCGTTTCCTTTGAGGCGTTTAAGGCCCACAAAGAACGGCTCTTTCATCGCTATGACTGGATTCAGGTGCTTGTGGACGACATCCGCGTCCTTCCCGGTCCTGATTATTACGTGACGTATTTTACGCAGTACTATCGTGCTCCAAACTACGTGACACAGGGCATTAAGCGTCTATATTGGCAGAAAGATGCCTCTGGTGAATTTCGCATTGTTGGTCGTGGCTGGGAAAACTCACCCGTGACGCTTGATGCGCTCTATCTTGAGCGGTCTCAGGCAGAAATTGCCCCTGTTCTGGATGCATGGCGAAAGGCGTGGCTGGCACAGGACCTTGACGGATACGCAAGTTTTTACCAGAAAAAAGCTAAGCAAGACGGACGGATTGGCCGATATGCCATTCTGGACCACAAACGAAACTTGTGGAAACGTTCTGCACCACAGCGCGTTGGATTGGAAAAGGTTCACTACCGCATCGCATCAGATGGCATTGAGGTGTCCTTTATCCAGAACTACGAGGCCCGTAATGGCTATGCTGACCGAGGTAAAAAGAAGCTTGTATTTATTCCAGACCGTGATGGCTGGAAAATCCTAAGAGAGACCTGGAGCCGTATCTGA
- the pyrE gene encoding orotate phosphoribosyltransferase yields the protein MTDLRKRLARILLDKSYMEGEVTLTSGKKSDYYFDCKQTALHAEGSYLIGKLFLELLKDYDIDGVGGMTLGADPLVSSVTVTSFAEGRPLPGFIVRKKPKGHGTNQYLEGMANFEQGAKVVLLEDVVTTGGTLIKACERVRDAGLEIAGVVCVLDREEGGRENLKNAGLELTSIFTRRELLEEGKA from the coding sequence ATGACTGATCTCAGAAAGCGTCTTGCCCGCATCCTGCTGGACAAGTCCTACATGGAAGGCGAAGTCACCCTGACTTCTGGTAAAAAGAGCGACTATTACTTCGACTGCAAGCAGACTGCTCTGCATGCCGAAGGCTCATATCTCATCGGAAAGCTCTTTTTGGAATTGCTGAAAGATTATGATATTGACGGTGTTGGTGGTATGACTCTCGGCGCAGACCCCCTGGTCAGCTCCGTGACTGTTACGTCCTTCGCAGAAGGTCGGCCACTGCCCGGTTTTATCGTTCGTAAGAAGCCAAAAGGCCACGGCACCAACCAGTACCTCGAAGGTATGGCCAACTTTGAGCAGGGCGCAAAAGTTGTGCTGCTCGAAGACGTCGTGACCACTGGTGGAACCCTCATCAAGGCCTGTGAGCGCGTGCGCGACGCTGGTCTCGAAATCGCTGGTGTAGTCTGCGTGCTGGACCGCGAAGAGGGTGGTCGTGAGAACCTCAAGAATGCCGGGCTGGAACTTACATCCATCTTCACCCGGAGAGAACTTCTTGAAGAAGGTAAGGCGTAA
- the purB gene encoding adenylosuccinate lyase, with protein MIERYTRPEMGSLWSLENKYRVWLEVELAVCEAWLKLGVIPEEDMKTIREKADFELERILEIETKTKHDVIAFLTAVEEKVGPSSRFIHLGCTSSDIVDTANGVLLSRAGALIAKDIEKLLDTLKTLAHTHKGRIVIGRTHGVHAEPTSFGLKMAGFYAEFKRHQERFLHAWKNVSVGKISGAVGTYAHLNPEVEKTTCEILGLSVDPISTQIIQRDRHAEFFTSLALLAGGIERLCVELRHLQRTEVLEVEEGFSKGQKGSSAMPHKKNPISAENMTGLSRLLRTNAMASLENMALWHERDISHSSVERVIMPDCTIIANYVLNRLAGLLANLKINPENMERNLNLSYGLFFSQRVLLALIETGLPRQKAYEMVQAVAMRCWNERLHFPEEARKDDEISSRLSAEKLDELFDYGYYLSQEDFIFNRVFGE; from the coding sequence ATGATTGAACGCTACACCCGTCCCGAAATGGGGAGCCTTTGGTCCCTGGAAAACAAGTACAGGGTTTGGCTTGAAGTTGAATTGGCGGTTTGTGAAGCCTGGCTGAAGCTGGGTGTCATTCCCGAAGAGGACATGAAGACCATCAGAGAGAAGGCAGATTTCGAGCTGGAGCGAATTCTCGAAATCGAGACGAAGACAAAGCATGACGTCATCGCCTTCCTCACCGCAGTTGAAGAAAAAGTTGGCCCTTCGAGCCGCTTTATCCACCTCGGCTGCACCTCTTCTGATATTGTTGATACAGCTAACGGCGTCCTGCTTTCCCGTGCTGGCGCTCTCATTGCCAAAGACATTGAGAAGCTGCTCGATACCCTGAAGACCCTTGCACACACCCACAAGGGCCGCATCGTTATCGGCCGTACTCACGGAGTTCATGCTGAACCCACAAGCTTTGGCCTCAAGATGGCTGGCTTCTACGCTGAATTTAAGCGCCACCAGGAACGTTTCCTCCATGCATGGAAGAACGTGAGCGTTGGCAAAATTTCCGGCGCCGTTGGTACCTACGCACACCTGAATCCGGAAGTGGAAAAGACCACCTGCGAGATCCTCGGTCTCTCGGTTGATCCTATCTCCACCCAGATCATCCAGCGCGACCGCCATGCAGAGTTCTTTACCTCTCTGGCACTGCTCGCTGGCGGCATTGAGCGCCTTTGCGTTGAGCTGCGTCACCTCCAGCGCACCGAAGTGCTGGAAGTCGAAGAAGGCTTCTCCAAGGGCCAGAAGGGGTCTTCTGCCATGCCGCACAAAAAGAACCCCATCTCTGCCGAGAACATGACTGGCCTGTCCCGCCTGCTGCGGACCAATGCTATGGCCAGCCTTGAGAACATGGCGCTCTGGCATGAGCGTGACATCTCCCACTCTTCTGTGGAGCGTGTTATCATGCCTGACTGCACCATCATTGCGAACTACGTGCTGAACCGCCTTGCTGGTCTTCTGGCAAACCTGAAGATCAACCCCGAGAACATGGAGCGGAATCTGAACCTCTCCTACGGGTTGTTCTTCTCCCAGCGTGTGCTTTTGGCCCTGATTGAAACCGGTCTCCCGCGCCAGAAGGCATACGAGATGGTTCAGGCTGTGGCTATGCGCTGCTGGAACGAGCGCCTGCACTTCCCGGAAGAGGCACGCAAGGACGACGAAATTTCTTCCCGTCTTTCCGCTGAGAAGCTCGATGAACTCTTTGATTACGGATACTACCTTTCTCAGGAAGACTTCATCTTTAACCGTGTTTTTGGTGAGTAA
- a CDS encoding FmdB family zinc ribbon protein codes for MPIYEYRCTECNQVFEEWQKNFDEKDMPCPNCGAPSKRLISNTSFVLKGSGWYVTDYCKGGSHGSAKSDVENRTQTANPPKKETAKPAKTSSPQA; via the coding sequence ATGCCTATCTATGAATATCGCTGTACAGAGTGCAATCAAGTTTTTGAAGAATGGCAAAAGAATTTTGACGAGAAGGACATGCCCTGTCCGAATTGTGGCGCTCCTTCCAAGCGTCTTATTTCTAATACCAGTTTTGTCCTGAAAGGCTCTGGCTGGTACGTGACGGATTACTGCAAGGGCGGAAGCCATGGCAGTGCAAAGTCTGACGTGGAAAATCGTACGCAGACAGCAAATCCTCCGAAGAAAGAGACCGCCAAGCCCGCGAAGACTTCTTCGCCGCAGGCCTAA
- a CDS encoding rhodanese-like domain-containing protein, with protein MDTFASELEKMDFEFFATGQYSFHVDEAVNLITNPHFLFLDVRAPEEVKYVEFPFAKHIPLDELPKRLDELPRDKFIVPFCASSFRAALAFGYLLSQGYDEVKALAEGSDALAGVLKPGPLYSLEG; from the coding sequence ATGGATACGTTCGCTTCTGAACTTGAGAAAATGGATTTTGAATTTTTTGCAACAGGCCAGTACTCTTTTCATGTCGATGAGGCGGTGAATCTCATCACGAATCCGCACTTTCTGTTTTTGGACGTGCGCGCCCCGGAAGAGGTGAAATACGTTGAGTTTCCTTTTGCAAAGCACATCCCGCTGGATGAGCTGCCAAAGCGCCTCGACGAACTGCCGCGTGACAAGTTCATCGTTCCATTTTGTGCCAGCTCGTTCCGCGCTGCCTTGGCCTTTGGGTACCTGCTGAGTCAGGGCTATGATGAAGTCAAAGCTCTTGCAGAAGGCTCCGATGCCTTGGCCGGTGTGCTGAAACCCGGTCCGCTGTATTCTCTGGAAGGCTAG
- a CDS encoding elongator complex protein 3, with translation MHSQKRDTLVFQHPAPPVEHKRVWPVFLPFAGCPFRCVYCSQPELTGQNPKPLRAVYSNLEQSLNLAVKKSVHSLGLAFYGGTFTALPNAWPERFLECVQAFKQSGFLTHIRCSTRPDAITVPMLKRLKALGLDMVELGIQSFDEHALTISGRGYTRQQALDACAMVHDAGLELGIQLMPGLPGQTPEAFAQDIQAACAQQAKVARLYPCVVLRGTPLARIHERGGYTPWAQDSVVRELGQGLLQLWKAGTTVIRIGLAPEQDLQNAIIAGPWHPAMGQLVRSRALFLAIAEKCRELGSTPRELHCPERYHSDVLGHKKTMLSEYESLGLSAKQLRFHSSSDFVLLR, from the coding sequence ATGCATTCGCAAAAAAGAGACACTCTTGTATTTCAACATCCGGCACCGCCAGTCGAGCATAAGCGCGTCTGGCCTGTTTTCCTTCCCTTTGCCGGGTGTCCCTTTCGCTGTGTGTACTGTTCTCAGCCTGAGCTTACCGGACAAAATCCGAAGCCACTGCGTGCAGTATACTCTAATCTTGAACAAAGTCTCAACCTTGCAGTGAAAAAAAGCGTTCACTCACTTGGTCTTGCATTTTATGGCGGAACCTTTACGGCATTGCCCAATGCATGGCCTGAGCGCTTTCTTGAGTGCGTACAAGCGTTTAAGCAGTCGGGCTTTTTGACCCATATTCGCTGCTCCACGCGTCCGGACGCAATCACTGTTCCCATGCTCAAGCGGCTCAAAGCCCTTGGTCTGGACATGGTTGAGCTTGGCATTCAGAGTTTTGACGAGCATGCGCTGACCATTTCCGGTCGGGGCTACACCCGTCAGCAGGCCCTTGACGCCTGCGCTATGGTTCATGACGCAGGGCTGGAGCTTGGCATTCAGCTTATGCCGGGACTGCCGGGGCAGACTCCGGAGGCCTTTGCACAGGACATTCAGGCCGCGTGCGCTCAGCAGGCCAAGGTTGCCAGACTGTATCCGTGTGTTGTGTTGCGGGGCACTCCACTTGCCCGCATTCATGAACGTGGCGGATACACCCCGTGGGCACAGGACAGTGTTGTCCGTGAACTGGGGCAGGGCCTTTTGCAGCTGTGGAAGGCTGGCACGACGGTCATCCGGATTGGTCTGGCTCCTGAGCAGGATTTGCAGAACGCCATCATTGCGGGGCCGTGGCATCCGGCAATGGGGCAGCTTGTCCGCTCGCGGGCACTCTTCCTTGCCATCGCAGAAAAATGTCGCGAACTTGGCTCGACTCCACGAGAGCTGCATTGTCCTGAACGGTACCACAGTGATGTGCTGGGGCATAAAAAGACAATGCTGAGTGAGTACGAAAGCCTTGGCCTGTCTGCAAAACAACTCCGGTTCCATTCGTCATCCGATTTTGTTCTCTTACGTTAA
- a CDS encoding integration host factor subunit alpha: MSKTLTKADIVDSIYEKVDKNRAEVKGHVESLLDIMKQAVKRDNSLLISGFGKFEAYDKKARKGRNPQTDETIILPPRKVVVFRLSRKFRSELNS, encoded by the coding sequence ATGAGTAAAACACTGACCAAAGCCGACATTGTCGACAGCATTTATGAAAAAGTCGACAAAAACCGCGCCGAAGTCAAAGGCCATGTCGAATCCCTGCTGGATATCATGAAGCAGGCTGTCAAGCGTGACAATTCTCTGCTTATCAGCGGATTCGGAAAATTTGAGGCGTACGATAAAAAGGCTCGCAAGGGCCGCAATCCGCAGACGGATGAAACCATCATCCTTCCGCCAAGAAAGGTCGTCGTGTTTCGACTTTCCCGGAAGTTCCGTTCCGAGCTTAATTCCTAA
- a CDS encoding septal ring lytic transglycosylase RlpA family protein: MAHRYPRTVLTCLALVAVMLLAACGKERVPSSPLPKSGGSYHSHKAGPSPKATFRPYTVNGVRYYPLKSADGFTQKGRASWYGKPFHGRKTSNGEVYNMYNMTCAHKILPMNTVVRVTNRSNGKSAVLRVNDRGPFVGTRVIDLSYAAAKSLGVIGPGTAPVKVEAIGMAGHPPSRSIAREVAGAPYYIQVGAFTEWGNAEHAREALVRQGFRQSRVRRAEVDGRSFYRVQAGRFDGMDRARRAHALLKSRYPQSFVLRD; encoded by the coding sequence ATGGCCCATCGATACCCGAGAACAGTCCTGACATGTCTGGCCCTTGTGGCTGTGATGCTGCTTGCTGCCTGCGGCAAAGAGCGTGTTCCAAGCTCGCCGCTGCCCAAAAGCGGAGGCTCGTACCATTCGCACAAAGCTGGGCCATCACCCAAGGCGACATTCCGCCCCTACACCGTGAACGGGGTCCGCTATTATCCGCTCAAAAGCGCGGATGGCTTTACCCAGAAGGGACGTGCGTCGTGGTATGGCAAGCCGTTCCATGGTCGCAAGACCTCGAATGGCGAGGTCTACAACATGTACAACATGACCTGCGCCCACAAAATTTTGCCCATGAACACCGTAGTTCGGGTCACGAACAGGAGTAATGGGAAAAGTGCGGTGCTCCGGGTAAATGACCGTGGTCCGTTTGTGGGGACCCGGGTGATTGACCTGTCCTATGCAGCGGCCAAGTCTCTTGGCGTGATTGGCCCGGGGACTGCGCCTGTCAAGGTCGAAGCCATTGGCATGGCCGGGCATCCGCCGTCACGAAGCATTGCGCGTGAAGTGGCAGGTGCGCCGTATTATATTCAGGTGGGAGCCTTTACTGAATGGGGGAATGCAGAACACGCCCGCGAAGCGCTTGTTCGGCAGGGATTCCGGCAGAGCCGGGTACGCCGTGCCGAAGTGGACGGACGGAGTTTTTACCGTGTTCAGGCGGGGCGTTTTGATGGTATGGACCGTGCCAGACGGGCACATGCCCTGCTCAAGTCCCGCTACCCGCAAAGCTTTGTGCTCCGCGACTAG
- a CDS encoding septal ring lytic transglycosylase RlpA family protein — translation MPRRYSSCVLLCLAFATLLLLSACGRPHVPPSPFSKKKTAVSSRASKGTQRPYTVRGVRYYPLRSAAGFSQKGRASWYGRRFHGRRTACGERFNMYAMTCAHKRLPMNSRVRVTNLRNGKSVVVRVNDRGPFARGRVIDLSYAAAKKLGFVRAGTARVRITGLR, via the coding sequence ATGCCTCGCCGATACTCATCGTGTGTTTTGCTCTGTCTGGCCTTTGCGACGCTTTTGCTGCTTTCTGCCTGTGGCAGGCCGCATGTGCCCCCCTCTCCTTTTTCCAAGAAAAAAACAGCTGTGTCCTCCCGTGCGTCCAAAGGCACGCAGCGGCCGTATACCGTGCGGGGTGTGCGCTATTATCCGCTGCGAAGTGCTGCGGGCTTTTCCCAAAAGGGAAGGGCGTCGTGGTACGGGCGGCGTTTTCATGGACGTCGTACGGCCTGTGGCGAGCGATTTAACATGTACGCCATGACCTGCGCGCACAAGCGGCTTCCCATGAACAGCCGGGTTCGGGTTACGAACCTTCGCAACGGGAAGAGCGTTGTGGTTCGGGTGAACGACCGGGGACCCTTTGCGCGTGGCCGTGTCATTGACCTGTCCTATGCAGCAGCCAAAAAGCTTGGCTTTGTCCGGGCTGGCACGGCGCGGGTACGCATAACGGGACTTCGCTAG
- a CDS encoding septal ring lytic transglycosylase RlpA family protein codes for MFRNICIFMCTLAVCLLVAGCGARRSTPAAPVVQTPAPAQTSPAPAPTPQAALAPALRQQPVARTASRPRAEVVSVQKGVASWYGRRFHGRRTASGERFNMYAMTCAHRTLPMKTRVRVTNLRNGKSVVVRVNDRGPYAHGRIVDLSYAAAKKLDIVRSGTARVRLDVLR; via the coding sequence ATGTTTCGAAATATTTGCATTTTCATGTGCACACTTGCGGTGTGCCTTCTTGTGGCCGGATGTGGAGCACGACGCTCGACTCCGGCCGCTCCCGTTGTGCAGACTCCGGCTCCAGCCCAGACGAGTCCTGCACCGGCACCCACTCCCCAAGCTGCTCTTGCGCCAGCTCTCCGGCAACAGCCTGTTGCCAGAACCGCGTCTCGTCCGCGAGCAGAAGTTGTTTCTGTGCAAAAGGGCGTTGCATCGTGGTATGGCCGCCGCTTTCATGGCCGCCGTACGGCCAGTGGCGAGCGTTTTAACATGTACGCCATGACCTGTGCGCACAGAACCCTGCCAATGAAGACCCGGGTTCGGGTCACCAATCTTCGTAATGGAAAAAGCGTTGTTGTTCGGGTGAACGACCGTGGTCCCTATGCGCATGGCCGTATTGTGGACCTGTCTTATGCTGCTGCCAAAAAGCTGGACATTGTCCGCTCTGGTACGGCGCGGGTTCGCCTTGACGTACTTCGCTAG
- a CDS encoding septal ring lytic transglycosylase RlpA family protein has translation MNSYRITIFSMWMAAIAAFLFFWLMIITLTNATNAFADVGPVLEESVQIAPASYVVRGRRYHPIKDTRDFEQRGVASWYGKPFHGRKTANGERYNMYNMTCAHKILPMNTLVEITNHRNGKKIIVRVNDRGPYKPGRIVDLSYAAAKKLGIVGPGTAAVTLRVIPSKKHT, from the coding sequence ATGAATAGCTACAGAATTACAATCTTCAGTATGTGGATGGCTGCTATCGCAGCTTTTCTATTTTTCTGGCTGATGATTATTACATTGACAAATGCAACAAATGCTTTTGCTGATGTAGGGCCAGTGCTTGAAGAATCCGTTCAGATTGCCCCTGCTTCCTACGTGGTGCGTGGCCGTCGCTACCACCCGATCAAGGACACTCGGGATTTTGAACAGCGGGGCGTTGCGTCCTGGTACGGCAAGCCGTTCCATGGACGGAAGACCGCAAATGGTGAGCGCTACAACATGTACAACATGACCTGCGCACACAAAATTTTGCCAATGAATACCCTGGTGGAGATCACAAACCACCGTAACGGGAAGAAAATAATCGTTCGGGTAAACGACCGCGGACCCTATAAGCCGGGCCGTATCGTTGACCTGTCCTATGCCGCCGCAAAGAAGCTTGGTATTGTAGGTCCTGGAACCGCAGCTGTCACGCTGCGAGTCATTCCTTCAAAAAAGCATACATAA
- a CDS encoding aspartate carbamoyltransferase catalytic subunit yields the protein MKWPYKDLLDVDLLTREEVQRIFQTADSFMEINNRSVKKVPTLKGRSVVLFFVEPSTRTKTSFDMAAKRLSADTFSLAKGSSSLTKGETLKDTVQTLQSMKIDAVVIRDPRDGAAKFAAERLNCAVLNAGDGRHAHPTQALLDAYTLRKVWNGEFEGKTLLILGDIAHSRVARSNVHLLTKLGVKVRLCGPRTLLPPRLDSWPVEVFHDVNEAVKGVDAVTTLRLQLERMQDGLLPSLDEYSKLFGIGVKHLELMNPGAKILHPGPINRGVELSSELADHDASIILDQVTSGVAIRMAMLFLLITRND from the coding sequence ATGAAGTGGCCTTACAAAGATCTCCTTGACGTCGACCTCCTCACTCGTGAGGAGGTGCAGCGCATTTTCCAAACCGCCGACTCCTTTATGGAGATCAATAATCGTTCAGTTAAAAAAGTTCCCACGCTTAAAGGTAGAAGCGTGGTTCTTTTTTTTGTGGAGCCATCAACGCGGACTAAAACATCCTTTGACATGGCTGCGAAACGCCTTTCCGCAGACACATTCTCCCTTGCCAAAGGCTCCAGCAGCCTGACCAAAGGCGAGACACTGAAAGACACGGTGCAGACTCTCCAGTCCATGAAGATCGACGCCGTTGTCATCCGCGACCCACGCGATGGGGCCGCAAAATTTGCCGCAGAGCGTCTGAACTGCGCCGTACTGAATGCTGGTGACGGACGCCATGCCCACCCCACACAGGCTCTGCTCGATGCCTACACCCTCCGCAAAGTCTGGAATGGTGAATTTGAAGGCAAGACCCTGCTCATCCTTGGCGACATTGCCCACAGCCGTGTTGCCCGTTCCAATGTTCATCTTTTGACCAAGCTCGGCGTCAAGGTCCGCCTCTGCGGTCCCCGCACCCTGCTTCCACCCCGTCTGGACAGCTGGCCCGTCGAGGTCTTCCACGACGTCAACGAAGCCGTCAAAGGCGTTGATGCAGTCACCACCCTGCGCCTCCAGCTTGAGCGCATGCAGGACGGCCTGCTCCCCAGCCTCGATGAGTACTCCAAGCTCTTTGGCATTGGCGTCAAGCATCTTGAACTGATGAACCCCGGCGCAAAGATTCTGCACCCCGGTCCCATCAACCGAGGCGTTGAACTGAGTTCCGAACTGGCCGACCACGACGCCAGCATCATTCTGGATCAGGTTACCTCTGGCGTTGCCATCCGCATGGCCATGCTGTTCCTCCTCATAACCCGCAACGACTAG
- a CDS encoding dihydroorotase: protein MSQSSFVLENVLWHDAAHDLHVENGAVKELVPAGSVASDAKKIDGKGMLLLPALTDVHTHLREPGQEWKEDIASGLTAAAHGGFANIMCMANTSPVNHTAAVTTLMLDKARKAFPDGGPRLFPIGALTMDLAGKDLAPMGELVEAGCKAISNDGQPVENNELFRRALEYAADCGVRVIDHCEDPHMTIGAGINEGVVSSRLGLKGQSTCAEAIQVARDVILSEYLKIPVHLAHISCRESLEIIRSAKERGVQITAETCPHYLTLTEEATAEYDTNAKVNPPLRTQDDVDAMREAVRTGVIDMLATDHAPHAAHEKEHPFMQAPNGITGLDTALPVTMKLVEDGILSIDDLIRLWCTAPAKTFGLPCNTFAPGDPADFILYDPKEFWVVSEETLYSKGKNTPLLGTTMLGRCAALYVGGHSVI, encoded by the coding sequence GTGTCACAGTCGAGTTTTGTTCTTGAGAATGTTCTTTGGCACGATGCTGCGCACGACCTGCATGTGGAAAACGGCGCAGTCAAAGAGCTGGTTCCGGCTGGCTCCGTTGCATCCGACGCCAAAAAAATTGACGGCAAAGGCATGCTTCTGCTTCCCGCCCTGACAGACGTTCACACCCATCTGCGTGAACCCGGCCAGGAGTGGAAAGAAGACATTGCCTCTGGTCTCACGGCAGCCGCACACGGCGGCTTTGCCAACATCATGTGCATGGCCAACACCAGCCCGGTAAACCACACTGCCGCTGTAACCACCCTCATGCTGGACAAGGCCCGCAAGGCCTTCCCGGACGGTGGCCCGCGCCTCTTCCCCATTGGCGCACTCACAATGGACCTCGCAGGCAAGGACCTCGCCCCAATGGGCGAACTGGTCGAAGCGGGCTGCAAAGCCATTTCCAATGATGGCCAGCCCGTAGAAAACAACGAGCTGTTCCGCCGCGCGCTGGAATACGCAGCAGACTGCGGCGTGCGCGTCATTGACCACTGCGAAGATCCGCACATGACCATTGGTGCAGGCATCAACGAAGGCGTGGTCTCCTCCCGCCTTGGTCTCAAGGGCCAGTCCACCTGCGCCGAGGCCATTCAGGTTGCCCGCGACGTGATTCTTTCGGAATATCTCAAGATTCCCGTGCACCTCGCACACATCAGTTGCCGTGAATCTCTTGAAATCATTCGCAGCGCCAAAGAGCGCGGCGTGCAGATTACGGCAGAAACCTGCCCGCATTATCTGACGCTGACCGAAGAAGCCACTGCCGAATACGACACCAATGCCAAGGTAAACCCGCCCCTGCGCACACAGGACGACGTGGACGCCATGCGCGAGGCTGTCCGTACCGGTGTCATTGACATGCTCGCTACGGACCATGCGCCTCACGCCGCCCACGAAAAAGAACACCCCTTTATGCAGGCTCCCAACGGCATCACCGGGCTGGACACAGCGCTGCCCGTGACCATGAAGCTTGTAGAAGACGGAATTCTGAGCATTGACGATCTTATCCGTCTGTGGTGCACCGCTCCGGCAAAAACATTTGGACTGCCCTGCAATACATTTGCACCCGGTGATCCAGCAGACTTTATTTTGTATGACCCCAAGGAATTTTGGGTTGTATCAGAGGAAACGCTCTATTCTAAGGGCAAAAACACACCTCTGCTCGGCACCACAATGCTGGGACGCTGCGCTGCTCTTTATGTTGGCGGCCACAGCGTGATTTGA